A stretch of the Candidatus Equadaptatus faecalis genome encodes the following:
- the cadA gene encoding cadmium-translocating P-type ATPase, with protein MHEHEHCHCGEHSHTEGMHRHIRDHAEDCACKACARAANIFDELEEEIGEQNREFRKEVTFLAVTGAIFAALMLVSHVVPEYEHSLPVTCAFFALFALCGMPVVKTALSLLAKGDIFNEYTLMSSAACAAVFIGEVHESVAVMLFYRLGEALQDRAASKSRRSVKSLLAQKPMEARLIIGDEEKLTEPSEIKKGDTVRVLPGEVIPVDGRVTGGASQIDCSAITGESLPVYAQKGSDVSGGTLSIDGVLTIEASGPFEDSTISRMLEMVQNAVEKKAPAERFITRFAKWYTPAMFFVAAAVFCLLLLPGRSAADALSPALVMLVISCPCALVISVPLGYFGGIGRASARGILVKGANVFDNLRRVTAAVFDKTGTLTYGRFKVAKYFPADGVSGQELLKTAVLAEKGSAHPVAQSICREMPEIALSGDAEVTELPGKGMLYKNGEDCIVAGNSLLMADYGVISPAMPNDGTVVHVLKNNVYLGCIAVADEIREDSYAAVRELEKLGLHTYMLTGDREEVARVVCDKLEMSGYRAELQPEDKVEALRSICGGDLCRSVFVGDGVNDGPVLVTSDTGIAMGGFGSRVAAEVSDVVIVDDSPLKVAELLRIAKKTRTIVWENVILTSGIKLLFMTRALLSIVGVCGEPALWEAVFADVGVALLAILNATRTARA; from the coding sequence ATGCACGAACACGAACATTGTCACTGCGGAGAACATTCTCATACAGAGGGTATGCACCGGCATATCAGAGACCATGCGGAGGACTGCGCCTGTAAGGCGTGTGCCCGCGCGGCAAATATTTTTGACGAACTTGAAGAGGAAATCGGGGAGCAGAACAGGGAGTTCAGAAAGGAAGTAACGTTCCTTGCGGTTACGGGCGCGATATTCGCGGCGCTGATGCTTGTCAGCCATGTTGTGCCGGAATATGAGCACAGTCTGCCTGTGACCTGCGCGTTTTTCGCGCTGTTTGCTCTCTGCGGCATGCCTGTTGTGAAAACCGCGCTGTCGCTGCTTGCGAAGGGCGATATTTTCAACGAATACACACTCATGTCAAGCGCCGCGTGCGCGGCCGTTTTCATCGGCGAAGTTCACGAGTCTGTCGCGGTGATGCTTTTTTACAGATTGGGCGAAGCGCTTCAGGACAGGGCGGCGTCAAAATCACGCCGCTCCGTCAAGAGCCTGCTTGCGCAGAAGCCTATGGAGGCAAGGCTTATCATAGGTGACGAAGAAAAACTTACCGAGCCTTCGGAAATTAAAAAAGGCGACACCGTTCGTGTGCTTCCTGGAGAAGTAATACCTGTTGACGGTCGTGTCACGGGCGGTGCCTCTCAGATTGACTGTTCGGCAATCACCGGCGAATCGCTTCCGGTTTACGCGCAGAAAGGCAGCGATGTAAGCGGCGGCACGCTTTCAATAGACGGAGTTTTGACAATAGAAGCCTCAGGGCCTTTTGAAGACTCCACAATCTCCAGAATGCTTGAAATGGTGCAGAACGCTGTTGAGAAAAAAGCGCCTGCGGAGCGTTTTATTACCCGCTTTGCAAAGTGGTACACTCCCGCGATGTTCTTTGTCGCGGCAGCCGTTTTCTGCCTGCTTCTGCTGCCTGGCAGAAGCGCCGCTGACGCGCTGAGCCCCGCGCTTGTCATGCTTGTAATTTCATGTCCCTGCGCGCTTGTAATTTCTGTTCCGCTGGGCTATTTCGGCGGAATAGGCAGAGCCTCCGCGCGCGGTATTCTTGTCAAAGGCGCCAATGTTTTTGACAATCTGCGCAGAGTCACGGCCGCTGTTTTTGACAAAACAGGCACCCTGACCTACGGCAGATTTAAGGTCGCGAAATATTTTCCGGCGGACGGCGTATCCGGGCAGGAACTGCTTAAAACGGCTGTACTTGCCGAAAAAGGGTCAGCTCATCCTGTCGCGCAGAGTATATGCAGGGAAATGCCCGAAATTGCCCTTTCCGGCGATGCAGAGGTTACGGAGCTGCCCGGAAAAGGAATGTTGTACAAAAACGGAGAAGATTGTATCGTTGCCGGCAATTCACTGCTTATGGCGGATTACGGCGTAATTTCTCCCGCAATGCCCAACGACGGGACTGTGGTTCACGTCCTGAAAAATAACGTCTATCTCGGCTGCATAGCGGTTGCGGACGAAATCCGCGAGGATTCCTACGCCGCCGTGCGCGAGCTTGAAAAGCTTGGTCTGCATACCTACATGCTTACCGGCGACAGGGAAGAGGTTGCGCGCGTTGTCTGCGACAAACTGGAAATGAGCGGCTACCGCGCGGAACTGCAGCCTGAGGACAAGGTTGAGGCGCTGCGCTCAATATGCGGAGGCGATTTGTGCCGCAGCGTTTTTGTCGGAGACGGCGTGAACGACGGGCCTGTGCTTGTCACTTCGGATACTGGAATTGCAATGGGAGGATTCGGCTCACGGGTGGCGGCGGAAGTCAGCGACGTTGTGATAGTTGACGATTCTCCGTTAAAGGTCGCTGAACTGCTGAGAATAGCGAAAAAAACGAGGACGATCGTTTGGGAAAATGTTATACTTACATCAGGAATTAAACTGCTGTTTATGACAAGAGCGCTGCTTTCGATAGTCGGCGTATGCGGCGAACCTGCGCTTTGGGAGGCTGTTTTCGCCGACGTCGGCGTCGCGCTTCTTGCAATACTGAACGCAACGAGAACGGCAAGAGCGTAG
- a CDS encoding Lrp/AsnC family transcriptional regulator produces the protein MDRHTEERILELLEKDAKLKASELAVMLGLEEDDVSAAINNFEKTGIIRGYHALVNWDKTDDEKVSALIELKVTPQRGNGFDKIAEKIYQYPEVDSLYLMSGRFDFTVMLRKATMKEIAHFVASKLAVIDGVQSTATHVVLLRYKDRGFIMTDEEKQKRMMVNL, from the coding sequence ATGGACAGGCATACTGAGGAAAGAATTCTTGAGCTTCTGGAAAAGGACGCAAAGCTTAAAGCGTCGGAACTTGCGGTTATGCTCGGACTTGAAGAGGACGATGTTTCCGCGGCGATAAATAATTTTGAAAAAACGGGCATTATCCGCGGTTATCACGCGCTTGTCAACTGGGACAAGACGGACGACGAGAAGGTTTCCGCGCTTATCGAACTTAAGGTTACGCCGCAGCGCGGCAACGGTTTTGACAAGATTGCCGAAAAAATATATCAGTATCCCGAAGTTGACTCCCTCTATCTCATGTCCGGGAGATTTGATTTCACCGTTATGCTCCGCAAAGCAACAATGAAAGAGATAGCGCATTTTGTCGCTTCAAAGCTTGCGGTCATCGACGGCGTGCAGAGCACCGCGACGCACGTTGTCCTGCTCCGCTACAAAGACAGGGGCTTTATTATGACCGACGAAGAAAAACAGAAACGCATGATGGTGAATTTGTAA
- a CDS encoding aminotransferase class I/II-fold pyridoxal phosphate-dependent enzyme, translating into MRDFVNDVIKGIKPSGIRKLFDVADEMPDAISLGVGEPDFETPWHIREEGMYALQKGRTFYTSNAGMPELREAIAEYVKRKYKLHYDPKNEICITIGGSEAIDASLRAVINPGDEVIYPEPCYVSYEPCIRLAYGVPVKLELTAETEFRLTPEILEAAITPKSKVLLISYPNNPTGAIMEQKDLEKIAEVVKKHDLLVISDEIYSELSYRKPHVSIASLPGMKERCVVINGFSKAFAMTGWRLGYFLAPKELYGSIIKIHQFGIMCAPTASQYAGIEALKEGEADVREMRTAYDERRRYLLAVLKELGIPCFEPLGAFYIFPDISQFGMSSEEFCEKLLKEQKVAVVPGSAFGDCGDKHVRISYAYSLDELKEAMERLRRFVTNLREKQA; encoded by the coding sequence ATGCGCGATTTTGTCAACGATGTCATTAAAGGCATAAAACCGTCAGGCATCAGGAAGCTTTTTGACGTTGCCGACGAAATGCCCGATGCTATTTCTTTGGGCGTAGGCGAGCCTGATTTTGAAACCCCGTGGCATATCCGCGAGGAAGGCATGTACGCGCTGCAGAAAGGACGCACCTTTTACACCTCAAACGCGGGAATGCCCGAGCTTCGCGAAGCGATTGCGGAATACGTGAAGCGCAAGTACAAACTGCATTACGACCCCAAAAACGAGATATGCATCACGATAGGCGGCAGCGAGGCGATAGACGCGTCGCTTCGCGCGGTCATAAATCCGGGCGACGAAGTCATATATCCCGAGCCTTGCTACGTTTCCTACGAGCCCTGCATACGCCTTGCCTACGGTGTTCCCGTAAAGCTTGAGCTTACCGCGGAAACCGAATTCCGCCTCACGCCTGAAATTCTGGAAGCTGCAATCACGCCGAAATCCAAAGTTCTGCTTATTTCCTATCCGAACAACCCGACAGGCGCCATTATGGAGCAGAAAGACCTTGAAAAAATAGCTGAAGTCGTAAAAAAACACGACCTGCTTGTAATTTCCGACGAAATATACAGCGAACTTTCATACCGCAAGCCGCACGTCAGCATTGCTTCGCTTCCCGGAATGAAAGAACGCTGCGTGGTTATCAACGGGTTCTCAAAAGCTTTTGCCATGACCGGCTGGAGACTTGGATATTTTCTTGCCCCGAAAGAGCTTTACGGCAGCATAATCAAGATACACCAGTTCGGAATTATGTGCGCCCCTACTGCCAGCCAGTACGCGGGTATAGAAGCGCTTAAGGAAGGCGAAGCCGACGTCCGGGAAATGCGCACGGCATACGACGAACGCAGACGCTACCTTCTTGCGGTGCTAAAAGAGCTTGGAATTCCCTGCTTTGAACCTCTCGGAGCATTTTACATTTTCCCCGACATCTCCCAGTTCGGCATGAGTTCGGAAGAATTTTGCGAAAAACTGCTGAAAGAGCAGAAAGTCGCGGTAGTCCCAGGCTCTGCTTTCGGAGACTGCGGAGACAAACACGTGCGAATTTCGTACGCCTATTCGCTTGACGAACTTAAAGAAGCGATGGAACGTCTGCGGAGATTTGTAACAAATCTTCGTGAAAAACAGGCGTAA